From Cellulosimicrobium sp. ES-005, one genomic window encodes:
- a CDS encoding ROK family protein — MADAFPDAAAPTVVVGVDLGGTKTAAATVAADGTLGPVLAVPTPAAAGPDAVLDAVAGVVREVVAALPGAARLRALGVGTAGVVDVGRGVIVSATDTLPGWPGTDVAGGLRRRLADLAVLVPEGSPGDGTALPVFVENDVDAHAAGEVWLGAAAGARSALLVAVGTGVGGAVVLDGRPLRGAHHVAGELGHVPVPGAELLRCPCGRAGHLEAIGAGPAIHRRYLALGGDAASPDTRDVVARAEAGDELAASVVRDAARAVGRAVAGVVTVLDPEVVVVGGGLAGAGDLWWSALEDALRAEVVDVLADLPLRPATLGNAAAIVGAARGAWSLVGPSDDEHGAGPGGLPEKIHRERTTA, encoded by the coding sequence GTGGCTGACGCCTTCCCGGACGCCGCCGCGCCGACGGTCGTCGTCGGCGTCGACCTCGGCGGCACCAAGACGGCTGCGGCGACCGTCGCGGCCGACGGGACCCTCGGTCCCGTGCTCGCCGTGCCGACCCCGGCCGCGGCCGGCCCCGACGCGGTGCTCGACGCCGTCGCCGGGGTCGTGCGCGAGGTCGTCGCCGCGCTGCCGGGCGCGGCGCGCCTCCGCGCGCTCGGGGTCGGCACGGCCGGAGTGGTGGACGTCGGTCGCGGTGTGATCGTCTCGGCCACCGACACCCTGCCCGGGTGGCCCGGGACCGACGTCGCGGGCGGCCTGCGCCGTCGGCTCGCCGACCTCGCCGTGCTCGTGCCCGAGGGATCGCCCGGGGACGGGACCGCACTGCCCGTGTTCGTCGAGAACGACGTCGACGCGCACGCCGCCGGTGAGGTCTGGCTCGGCGCGGCCGCCGGGGCGCGCAGCGCGCTGCTCGTCGCGGTCGGGACGGGCGTCGGGGGCGCCGTCGTGCTCGACGGGCGCCCCCTGCGCGGGGCGCACCACGTCGCCGGGGAGCTGGGCCACGTGCCGGTCCCCGGCGCGGAGCTCCTGCGCTGCCCGTGCGGCCGGGCCGGCCACCTCGAGGCGATCGGCGCGGGACCGGCGATCCACCGTCGTTACCTCGCGCTCGGCGGCGACGCGGCGAGCCCGGACACGCGCGACGTCGTCGCGCGCGCGGAGGCCGGCGACGAGCTCGCCGCGTCGGTGGTGCGGGACGCGGCGCGGGCCGTGGGCCGTGCGGTCGCCGGGGTCGTGACCGTGCTCGACCCGGAGGTCGTCGTGGTCGGCGGCGGTCTGGCGGGCGCGGGCGACCTGTGGTGGTCGGCGCTGGAGGACGCGCTGCGCGCCGAGGTCGTCGACGTGCTCGCCGACCTCCCGTTGCGGCCCGCGACGCTCGGCAACGCGGCGGCGATCGTCGGGGCGGCGCGCGGAGCGTGGAGCCTCGTCGGCCCGTCCGACGACGAGCACGGGGCGGGGCCCGGCGGGCTGCCCGAGAAGATCCACCGAGAGAGGACGACGGCATGA
- a CDS encoding N-acetylmannosamine-6-phosphate 2-epimerase — translation MTGPHEARTRWTRERVLGAMRGRLTVSCQAYPGEPLRDPRTTAQMARAVVAGGAAAVRAQGLDDVAAVVAAVDVPVVGLWKDGDGGVFITPTLRHARAVADAGAHVVALDGTRRPRPDGLTLAETVAGLRETADVLVMADCGSLDDALAAQDAGVDLLGTTLAGYTGERPKTSGPDLELVDEVVAACSLPVVAEGRVHSPAQAAEAMARGAFSVCVGTAITHPTTITSWFAEAIPTRH, via the coding sequence ATGACCGGACCCCACGAGGCGCGGACGCGCTGGACGCGCGAGCGCGTCCTCGGCGCGATGCGTGGACGACTCACCGTCTCGTGCCAGGCCTATCCCGGCGAGCCTCTGCGCGACCCGCGCACGACCGCCCAGATGGCGCGCGCCGTCGTCGCCGGGGGAGCGGCCGCGGTGCGCGCGCAGGGTCTGGACGACGTCGCGGCGGTCGTCGCCGCGGTGGACGTGCCCGTCGTCGGGCTGTGGAAGGACGGCGACGGCGGCGTCTTCATCACCCCGACGCTGCGGCACGCCCGCGCCGTGGCCGACGCGGGGGCGCACGTCGTCGCGCTCGACGGCACGCGCCGGCCCCGGCCCGACGGGCTCACGCTCGCCGAGACCGTGGCGGGCCTGCGGGAGACGGCCGACGTGCTCGTCATGGCGGACTGCGGGTCGCTCGACGACGCGCTCGCCGCGCAGGACGCAGGCGTGGACCTGCTCGGCACGACGCTCGCCGGGTACACGGGCGAGCGGCCGAAGACCTCCGGACCGGACCTCGAGCTCGTCGACGAGGTGGTCGCGGCGTGCTCGCTGCCCGTCGTCGCCGAGGGTCGTGTCCACAGCCCTGCGCAGGCCGCCGAGGCGATGGCCCGGGGTGCGTTCAGCGTGTGCGTCGGCACGGCGATCACCCACCCCACGACGATCACGTCCTGGTTCGCGGAGGCGATCCCGACGCGCCACTGA
- a CDS encoding PDDEXK nuclease domain-containing protein: protein MASPHDDLEPAGYAELLTDLKARVRATQFHAARAANTEVLRLYWSIGHDILERQRTAGWGSKVVDRLASDLQREFPDQRGWSRRNLLYMRTFALTWPDAGFVQQPVAQLPWGHVTVLLSRLKTTDDRDWYAERSAVEGWSRGMLEYHIKLDLRRALGAAPTDFAGALDAADSELAQAMVKDPYVFEHLGLVRTRAEREVEQALMDRLQDTMLELGRGMAFVGRQVRLTVPDDESDAVDEFFVDLLFFHVEQLRYVVVELKVGKFEPAHLGQLGTYVAIVDDQYRRHEIHAPTVGILLCTGRSGAVVRYSLASTNAPVAVADLQGLPDEARGALPSVAELQAVVADELEQRS from the coding sequence ATGGCATCACCGCACGACGACCTCGAGCCGGCGGGGTACGCCGAGCTGCTGACCGACCTCAAGGCGCGCGTGCGCGCGACGCAGTTCCACGCCGCACGTGCCGCGAACACCGAGGTGCTACGGCTGTACTGGTCGATCGGCCACGACATCCTCGAGCGCCAGCGCACCGCGGGCTGGGGGTCGAAGGTCGTCGACCGACTTGCTTCAGACCTGCAGCGCGAGTTCCCTGACCAGCGCGGCTGGTCGCGTCGCAACCTGCTCTACATGCGTACTTTCGCGCTCACATGGCCGGACGCGGGATTTGTGCAACAGCCTGTTGCACAACTTCCGTGGGGCCACGTCACGGTGCTCCTGAGTCGTCTGAAGACCACCGACGACCGCGACTGGTACGCCGAGCGCTCCGCGGTCGAGGGCTGGTCGCGCGGGATGCTCGAGTACCACATCAAGCTGGACCTGCGCCGTGCTCTCGGCGCCGCGCCGACGGACTTCGCGGGTGCGCTCGACGCGGCGGACTCGGAGCTCGCGCAGGCGATGGTCAAGGACCCCTACGTCTTCGAGCACCTGGGCCTCGTGCGGACCCGTGCCGAGCGCGAGGTCGAGCAAGCGCTCATGGACCGACTCCAGGACACGATGCTCGAGCTCGGGCGCGGGATGGCGTTCGTCGGGCGGCAGGTGCGGCTCACCGTCCCCGACGACGAGAGCGACGCCGTCGACGAGTTCTTCGTCGACCTGCTGTTCTTCCACGTCGAGCAGCTGCGCTACGTCGTCGTCGAACTGAAGGTCGGGAAGTTCGAGCCCGCCCACCTCGGTCAGCTCGGTACCTACGTCGCGATCGTCGACGACCAGTACCGCCGGCACGAGATCCACGCCCCGACCGTCGGGATCCTGCTCTGCACGGGCCGGAGCGGCGCCGTCGTCCGCTACTCGCTGGCGAGCACGAACGCGCCCGTCGCGGTCGCGGACCTCCAGGGGTTGCCCGACGAGGCGCGCGGGGCGCTGCCGAGCGTGGCGGAGCTCCAGGCGGTGGTCGCGGACGAGCTCGAGCAGCGCTCGTGA